The Anaerotignum faecicola region CAACCAGCAGTGTGGACACCCGTACAGAGGTGAAAATTCAGGAGGCAATGCACAACCTGATGAAGGGCAGAACAAATTTTGTGATTGCACACCGCCTGAGCACTATCAAGGATGCGGATTTAATCGCCGTTGTAGAGCATGGGGAGATTATCGAAAGAGGCAATCATGAGCAGCTGATGGCGAAAAAGGGCTTTTATTATAACCTGTATACAAATCAGTTTGACCAAAATGAAGCAGTATAACAAAAACCCTGCATAATGTAGATTGTATTCTTTTAAAAGTTCCCCAAAAATGCTTGATTTATTTTGGTGAATATGATATAAATGTATTTGTATAAAGACACTGATGAGGAAAAATAAGCTTTTTTATTTTCTTACAGAGAGCCGTCGGTTGGTGCGAGGGGGCAGAAAAGAGAAGCAAAACTGGCCTCGGAGTTCTGTTCTGAAAATGTATGACATGAGTAGGATGCAGCGGCAGCCACCGTTATCGGTTTTGAGCGTGCTTGCTTTTTCGGCAGGCAAACTAGAGTGGTAACACGGAGTATCCCTTCGTCTCTAACTGAGACGAAGGGATTTTTAGGTTTCACAAACAAGAAAAATCAAAAAACACTGTTTTTTAAGGAGGAATTTACTATGGAGAGTCGCTATGACTTCAGAACGATTGAAAAAAAATGGCGTGCAGAATGGGAAAAAAATCCCATCAACAAGGAGGATGCTGTAAAGCCCAAATTTTATTGTCTGGATATGTTCCCTTATCCTTCCGGCTCTGGTCTGCATGTAGGTCACTGGAGAGGGTATGTGCTTTCCGACGTTGTCAGCCGTTATAAGGTGCTGCAGGGCTATCAGGTATTGCATCCCATGGGCTGGGACGCTTTCGGTCTGCCCGCAGAAAACTATGCAATCAAAACGAATACACACCCCAGAGTTTCCACAGATGCGAATATTAAAAACGCAAAAAGACAGCTGCATGAAATTTCTGCAATCTATGACTGGGATAAAGAAGTAGATACCACAGACCCCAAATATTATAAATGGACACAGTGGATTTTTGTGCAGATGTTCAAAAAGGGTCTGGCTTATGAAAAGGAAATGCCTTTGAACTGGTGTCCCAAATGTAAATGCGTATTGGCAAACGAAGAGGCTGCCGGTGGTGTGCATGAACGCTGCGGTACTGTTGTAACAAAGAAAAACCTGCGTCAGTGGATGCTGAAAATCACAGCATACGCAGACAGACTGTTGGAGGATTTGAATAAGCTGGATTGGTCTGATAAGGTAAAGAAAATGCAGACCGACTGGATTGGCAAATCCTATGGTGCTGAGGTTGATTTCAAGCTGACAGGCTCTGATGATAAAATCACTGTTTACACCACAAGACCGGATACACTGCACGGCTGTACCTTTATGGTGCTGGCTCCCGAATATGAAGGTCTGGCTGCATTGACAACCGCAGAGCAGAAGGATGCCGTAGAAAAATACTGCTACGAAGCATCTACAAAATCTGCCGTTGACCGTATGACAAATAAAGAAAAAACAGGCGTATTTACAGGCTCCTACTGCGTGAACCCCGTAAACGGCAAGGAAATCCCTATCTGGGTTGCTGACTATGTACTGGCTGATTATGGTACCGGTGCAGTAATGTGTGTACCTGCGCATGATGAACGTGACTTTGATTTTGCGACAAAATTCAAACTGCCCATCATCCCTGTTATCCTGCCCGAAGGCGAGGATGAAGGAAAGCCTCTGACGGAAGCTTACACAGGTGACGGTATCATTGTAAACTCCGGCGACTGGAACGGCATGAAGGCATTCGATGCAAAGAAGAAGATTCCTCACCTGATGGAGGAAAAAGGTTGGGGCAGAAAGACAACCAACTACAAACTGCGTGACTGGGTATTCTCCAGACAGAGATACTGGGGCGAACCCATTCCTCTTATCCACTGCGAACACTGCGGCACCGTTCCTGTTCCTGAGGATCAGCTGCCCGTACTGCTGCCCGATGTAGAATCCTATCAGCCCACAGAAACAGGCGAATCTCCTCTGGCGCATATCGATGAATGGGTAAACACAACATGCCCTGTCTGTGGCAGACCTGCAAAGCGTGAAACAAACACAATGCCTCAGTGGGCAGGCTCCAGCTGGTATTTCCTGCGTTATACAGACGTTCATAACGATAAGGAGCTGGCAAGCATGGATGCACTGAAGAAATGGGCACCCGTAGATCTGTATGTCGGCGGTATCGAACATGCGGTTCTGCATCTGCTGTACG contains the following coding sequences:
- the leuS gene encoding leucine--tRNA ligase: MESRYDFRTIEKKWRAEWEKNPINKEDAVKPKFYCLDMFPYPSGSGLHVGHWRGYVLSDVVSRYKVLQGYQVLHPMGWDAFGLPAENYAIKTNTHPRVSTDANIKNAKRQLHEISAIYDWDKEVDTTDPKYYKWTQWIFVQMFKKGLAYEKEMPLNWCPKCKCVLANEEAAGGVHERCGTVVTKKNLRQWMLKITAYADRLLEDLNKLDWSDKVKKMQTDWIGKSYGAEVDFKLTGSDDKITVYTTRPDTLHGCTFMVLAPEYEGLAALTTAEQKDAVEKYCYEASTKSAVDRMTNKEKTGVFTGSYCVNPVNGKEIPIWVADYVLADYGTGAVMCVPAHDERDFDFATKFKLPIIPVILPEGEDEGKPLTEAYTGDGIIVNSGDWNGMKAFDAKKKIPHLMEEKGWGRKTTNYKLRDWVFSRQRYWGEPIPLIHCEHCGTVPVPEDQLPVLLPDVESYQPTETGESPLAHIDEWVNTTCPVCGRPAKRETNTMPQWAGSSWYFLRYTDVHNDKELASMDALKKWAPVDLYVGGIEHAVLHLLYARFYTKFLYDIGAVPFDEPFTKLFNQGMITKNGSKMSKSLGNVVSPDELVEKYGCDSLRMYELFVGPPELDCDWDDSGIDGVFRFLNRVWKMVYANKASDKAPSKDEEYIVNKMIADVTKRVESLAMNTIVSTFMESTNKLMDVTKKEGGLSKSTLETLTVMLAPFAPHIAEEMWHELGHENTVFEAGWPEADESKLVQDSVEIALQIGGKLRGKMQVAINVSKEEAIAQAKEALASRLEGKTVVKEIYVPGKIINLIVK